A DNA window from Aestuariispira ectoiniformans contains the following coding sequences:
- a CDS encoding alpha/beta fold hydrolase, whose amino-acid sequence MRHSIILLCWFFVLAGCEVSRSDFFPPGPTVDQNQAFQIADPARKIVVIYNHGTARVDRPSACNKRDTPEIWRDLTGETIAGRTVYVYYLCSDVFGDDYIYHRAEEIEAALDLFRAKGVPAAQLFLAGQSAGAWSSMVVARKAPQKFNAIIATAPAFAGHWQGRSADLQAWQDFEISEIKKMTQMKALIYAFEGDAYNRPRDLVFLADIPGVDFETLSWRAINGTACESRPAKAHSTARRHCFTVTQMARIKAYIAESVGRVAAVTSLK is encoded by the coding sequence ATGCGGCACAGTATTATCCTGCTTTGTTGGTTTTTTGTGTTGGCGGGATGTGAGGTAAGCAGGAGCGATTTCTTCCCGCCGGGGCCGACTGTGGACCAAAACCAGGCATTCCAGATTGCCGATCCTGCCCGCAAGATTGTTGTGATCTACAATCACGGGACCGCCCGTGTGGACAGGCCGTCGGCATGCAACAAAAGGGATACGCCGGAAATCTGGCGGGATTTGACCGGGGAGACGATCGCGGGCCGAACGGTCTATGTCTATTACCTCTGCTCGGATGTCTTCGGGGATGACTATATCTATCACCGGGCGGAGGAAATCGAGGCGGCCCTGGATTTGTTCCGGGCCAAGGGTGTGCCCGCCGCACAGCTATTCCTGGCCGGGCAATCCGCCGGGGCGTGGTCGTCCATGGTTGTTGCCCGGAAAGCGCCGCAGAAATTCAATGCGATTATCGCAACGGCGCCCGCCTTCGCAGGGCATTGGCAGGGGCGCAGCGCCGATCTGCAGGCCTGGCAGGATTTCGAAATTTCTGAAATTAAGAAAATGACGCAGATGAAGGCGCTGATCTATGCCTTTGAGGGAGACGCCTATAATCGGCCCCGGGACCTGGTCTTCCTGGCCGATATTCCCGGTGTGGATTTCGAAACACTTTCCTGGCGGGCGATTAACGGCACGGCCTGTGAAAGCCGCCCGGCAAAGGCGCATAGCACCGCGCGCCGGCATTGTTTCACCGTTACGCAAATGGCGCGGATAAAGGCCTATATTGCGGAAAGCGTGGGGCGGGTGGCCGCGGTTACTTCATTAAAGTAG
- the phhA gene encoding phenylalanine 4-monooxygenase — protein MDFSNLRGDYSNIWPDYTVEQDWSGYTDEEHSLWRRLYRRMIGLMPDHAAQAYYDGLQRLDCADGVPNLEKASDKLEKLTGFRLVAVPGLVPDDVFFDHLANRRFPVTVWLRTPEEFDYLVEPDIFHDFFGHVPLLSDPVFADFLEAYGRKGPEAIKHGGLKCLARLYWYMVEFGLINTDKGLRIYGAGILSSSGETVYSLTDKRSTRIGFDLERVMRTDYAIDDYQKTYFVVEKFEDLFEACERDFVPIYKKYAEAEPFPKDTVLATDRLYEAEAPSVPMAG, from the coding sequence ATGGACTTTTCCAATCTGCGCGGCGACTACAGCAATATCTGGCCCGACTATACCGTCGAGCAGGACTGGTCCGGCTACACCGACGAAGAACATTCCCTCTGGCGTCGGCTGTACCGGCGCATGATCGGCCTGATGCCGGACCATGCGGCGCAGGCCTATTATGACGGGTTGCAGCGCCTGGACTGCGCAGACGGCGTGCCCAACCTGGAAAAGGCCAGTGACAAGCTGGAGAAACTCACCGGCTTTCGCCTCGTGGCCGTGCCCGGCCTGGTGCCGGACGACGTCTTTTTCGATCATCTGGCAAACCGGCGCTTTCCCGTCACCGTCTGGCTGCGCACGCCGGAGGAATTCGATTATCTGGTGGAACCGGACATCTTTCACGACTTCTTCGGCCATGTGCCCCTGTTGAGCGATCCGGTCTTTGCCGATTTCCTTGAGGCTTATGGCAGGAAGGGTCCTGAGGCGATCAAACATGGCGGGCTGAAATGCCTCGCACGGCTCTATTGGTATATGGTCGAATTCGGCCTGATCAACACAGACAAAGGCCTGCGCATCTATGGCGCCGGGATTCTGTCGTCCAGCGGTGAGACCGTCTACAGCCTGACCGACAAACGCTCCACCCGCATCGGCTTTGACCTGGAACGGGTCATGCGCACGGATTACGCCATCGACGACTACCAGAAGACCTATTTCGTGGTGGAGAAATTCGAGGACCTGTTCGAGGCCTGCGAACGGGATTTCGTGCCGATCTACAAGAAATATGCCGAGGCCGAACCATTTCCCAAAGACACCGTCCTCGCGACCGACCGGCTCTACGAAGCGGAAGCACCAAGCGTTCCCATGGCCGGTTAG
- a CDS encoding Lrp/AsnC family transcriptional regulator: MTGISFNKSDRKILEVLQREGRLSNVELADRIGMSPSPCLRRVKRLEEEGVIEGYSARVNRKKIGLGVMAACQVKLKNHDEQEVQAFVDAVVAMPEVTGFFSMTGRSDFLLLVHAPDLESYGRFATHRLLRLHNVQDVESGLVLEELKNTRALPLGHLAVE, from the coding sequence ATGACCGGTATTTCATTCAACAAGTCCGATCGGAAAATTCTCGAAGTCCTGCAGCGGGAAGGCCGCCTTTCCAATGTGGAACTGGCGGACCGTATCGGCATGTCGCCGTCGCCTTGCCTGCGCCGGGTCAAGCGGTTGGAAGAGGAGGGCGTGATCGAGGGGTATTCCGCCCGGGTCAACCGCAAGAAGATCGGGCTGGGCGTGATGGCGGCCTGTCAGGTGAAACTGAAAAACCATGATGAGCAAGAGGTTCAGGCCTTTGTTGACGCCGTCGTCGCCATGCCGGAGGTCACCGGGTTTTTCTCCATGACGGGCCGGTCCGACTTCCTGCTTCTGGTGCATGCACCAGACCTGGAAAGCTATGGCCGTTTCGCCACCCATCGCCTGTTGCGCCTGCATAACGTGCAGGATGTGGAATCCGGCCTCGTGCTGGAAGAGTTGAAGAACACAAGGGCGCTTCCGCTGGGCCATCTCGCGGTGGAGTGA